In Streptomyces sp. NBC_00414, a single window of DNA contains:
- a CDS encoding DoxX family protein, whose amino-acid sequence MARTAGLLAAVFLFSGATKLPQSREQLIASGLGLYEGRPPGVIKALGVLEVLAAIGLILPVATGVAPILVPLAATGLVVTMAGAMVVHARRREFSYMALNLVLFIPAALVAWARFVPRAF is encoded by the coding sequence CTGGCGAGGACAGCCGGGCTGCTCGCTGCCGTGTTCCTGTTCTCCGGCGCGACGAAACTGCCGCAGTCACGGGAGCAGTTGATCGCTTCCGGCCTTGGCCTGTACGAGGGCCGGCCGCCCGGGGTGATCAAGGCGCTCGGCGTCCTTGAGGTGCTGGCCGCGATCGGACTGATCCTCCCGGTGGCGACCGGCGTCGCCCCGATCCTGGTGCCGCTCGCCGCGACAGGTCTGGTGGTCACGATGGCCGGCGCGATGGTGGTGCACGCGCGGCGCCGCGAGTTCTCGTACATGGCGCTGAACCTGGTGCTGTTCATCCCAGCCGCGCTGGTGGCCTGGGCGCGGTTCGTGCCGCGCGCCTTCTGA
- a CDS encoding MarR family winged helix-turn-helix transcriptional regulator, whose product MRTSVPALLSEGSLPRLSQAVGRLEKRGWVRRTPDPTDGRYTLAILTDEGRDKIVETAPGHVAEVRRLVFDPMTRTQAKQLREIGARVLRAVDPDGPRPGTHPF is encoded by the coding sequence TTGCGGACGAGCGTGCCGGCCCTGCTCTCCGAGGGCTCGCTCCCCCGCCTCTCGCAGGCCGTCGGCCGCCTGGAGAAGCGCGGCTGGGTACGCCGCACGCCGGACCCGACCGACGGCCGCTACACGCTCGCGATCCTCACCGACGAGGGCCGGGACAAGATCGTCGAAACGGCGCCGGGCCACGTCGCCGAGGTCCGCCGTCTGGTCTTCGACCCGATGACCAGGACGCAGGCGAAACAGCTGCGCGAGATCGGCGCGCGGGTGCTGCGCGCCGTGGACCCGGACGGCCCGCGCCCGGGAACCCACCCCTTCTGA